Within the Halichoerus grypus chromosome 2, mHalGry1.hap1.1, whole genome shotgun sequence genome, the region caaaatttaaaaaccacaaaaaaaatcagtcatatttataattatatttatcgAAGTTTGTCCTTGATAGCCTGACATCTTagtttcaatattttaatttaacccattcattaaaaatataattggatGTTAGACGATATGTGGGGATTTAAGGTAAATGATATGAACATAACCACTCCCCCCCCCAAAGCTATGAAGATACAATCAAACAAGGAATTCCAGTGCATTGAGAAAGCTACCAAAATGGGCGAAGCCAAAGGTGATGGGAGGGCCTCCAACCTGGCCTTGGAGGTTAGCAAAGGCTCTCCCAAGAAACATGACAGGAGTGGATCAGGGAAAAGGCCTggatgtgagagagagaacagtatgGCAATGTCTAGATgtgagaaagaaaccaaagaactTCAGGGTACTGGAAGTAGTTCACTTTGCCTAAATCTAGAGTGAGGGTGTTTTTTAAAGACCCAAACTGAAACTAGTAGAGATAAACTTTTGTTTTGTGTTCCAGAAATGCtttctctgtatttgtttttctctccaagcacagaaatagaaatatatttgtcaTTTCAAGCATGTACTGTTATAAACTTATCCATAAGGCATTTATTCTTATGAAGAGATAGTATAAACACTATAAGGAactctgtctttaatttttctcagtttaTACCTTATTTATTACCTAGAAGTAAAGATGTTATGATGTATTATTCCACAATAAGTTTCAGTTTTATCTCCTAGAGAATTATGTAATAGTAATAAAACACAAGAGACACATTGGCTTAGATCAGCTCTCCTCAAATGCCCTTAAGTATAATAAAAAATCACAGCACCTTGAAAGATGATAATACCATTAAACATAAGACTCGGTTAGTATATGATTACTtccaaatcaaaatttaaaatgatcccatttatatagaATATTAGTGTAGTCTTTGTTCTTCATTATTAAAAACATAACGAACATACTAAAAACCAACTtgaaaaaaggaataaggaaggaatACAGTGGTTGTGAGGGAGACTAAGGTTAGGTGAGggactggaaatatttttaacactGCTATGGTTAGGAATCTTTGAGAGGAGAAATGTATAAGGAGCATTTTTAGGGACAATTATTTGATATGGTCTCTGAATCCCTTgaagatatatattatttttaatgtttggaaGTAAATGTGGTTTCcagatatgaaaaaataaaaacatcaaagagAAACATATTTACTATTACACTATCCATTTATTATAGAGCAAACAATAATTCAATCACTTTGAAGTAGTAGCTGTTAAGCAACAACTACTTTAGAAGTCAGTAGGATTTTTAGCTAAGCTGAGATACTATGACATACCTTCCTAAAACACAGTGAagcatatttatttctaaatttccattttttaaatagggaaGGTCATacaaatcaaataaaatgaagaacCTCACTGccaaactgaaggaaaaatattaaaattgagtGAGAAGAAACTAAAGTGTTTCATTACtcatagattaaaatataaaacaaaaacaatgaattttaaagcatttgagtaaagataaaattcaactttcatttttaaaaaatatctttttattttattttttaaaaagtaaactctacccccaacatagggctcaaactcatgacccccagatcaagacTCCCATggttcactgactgagccagccaggggcccctcaacCTTCATATTTTTAAGACAGAAAGAATTACTGACCCAGGTAGATGAGATGATTTGTCCAGGGATGGGAAAGAAAGTATGAGAAACCAGATATACCAGTTCCTAATGGAATGTTCTTTGATGACCTAAATAATATTCACCCGATACTAACTCCTGATTTATACTCATGATACAATGATTCTAGCCCCTCTTCCCCTTACAGGGTGTGAACACTTAGAACTATTGAGAAATAGTTCACCAGGACTCATTTCCTAAGAATTGATATATTCAcaaggaaatatgaaaaatagaaaagatgtgGTAAACAATGGAGGCagctaagtaaataaatgtttattttagtaaTAGCTACTAAGTATATTGTGAAGGGAATTTACCtgagaaaatgtttcttctttatcTTCAAGTAAAGACTGCGGTGCTGATAGAAAATCCTTTTTCTCACAGCTCTCCTGGCTGATGAGCGTGTCCGCGTAGTTGGGCTGGGGGAAGATCACGTGACTCTCCCGCGAGTCCGCGGTCAGGGAGACCTCGTGGGAATAGGTCTGCAGGAAAGCCCGCACCCCGTCCACGCCCACAAAGTGCGAGGCCGGCACGCCCACCAGCCCGCCTCCGGAAGCCTGGAGCAGACGCGACGCGTGCCAGCGCCTCAGCCTGAGCGCCAGCAGCACGATGACAAAGGCCAGGAAGACGCACGAGACTgccgccaccgccaccaccaGATACAGCGTGAGGTCCGAATCGCCTGGGTCGGCGGGGGTCCTGATGCTGCCCAGGTCCGCCAGGATGTCCGGGATGCTGTCGGCCACGGCCACGGTGAGCGTGACGGTGGCCGAGAGAGGGGGCTGGCCGTGGTCCTGCACCGCCACCACCAGGCTCTGCTTGAGCGCGTCTCTGTCCAGCAGGGCCCGCGCCGTGCGCACCTCGCCCGTGTGCAGCCCCACCGCGAAGAGCCCTGGCTCGCTCGCCTTGAGCAGGCGGTAGGACAGCCAGGCGTTCTGGCCCGAGTCTCTGTCCACCGCCACCACCTTAGTGACCAGGTAGCCGGGCTCTGCGGAGCGGGGCGCCAGCTCCACGCCTGTGGAACCGTCGGTGGGGAGGGCGGGGTACAGGATTTCGGGAGCGTTGTCGTTCTGGTCCAGCACGAATATGCTCAATGACACGTTGCTGCTGAGGGGCGGGTTCCCATTGTCCCACGCAGTCAACCACAGCTGCAAATCCTGGAACTGCTCATAGTCAAAGGAGCGCAACGCATACACGATACCGGTGTCAGAGTTGATGGAGATATAAGAGGACAGGGGTGCACCCTGAAGAGTGTCTTCAGTCAAAGAATAAGTTACATGGGCATTATCGTCACTGTCAGGGTCATGGGCCGCCACAGAAATGATGGAGGCACCTCTGGGGTTGTTTTCAGGAATGTAGGCAGAGTAGGACATgtgggggaaggtgggtgggtTGTCATTGATGTCTGCCACCTGCAACAAAATGTAAGCATCCTTGGACAGAGATGGTTCCCCTCCATCTTTAGCAGTCACAGTGATGTTATAAAAGGAAAACTGTTCCCTGTCAAGGGCTCTGGTTGTAACCAGTCGGTGGTAATTGTCCACTGATCTTTCTAACTTGAAAGGAAGGTTCTCGGGGAGTGAACATGTGATAAATGCATTCTGCCCAGAGTCTCTGTCATGTACATTGAAAAGTGCAATTATGGTTCCTGGGGGAGAGTCTTCAGGAATTGAGCTAGTAGCAGATGTCATGTAAAATTCTGGGGCATTGTCATTCACATCCAGAACTGTCACAATAACCTTTGTCCTGGTCAGAAGGCCCGGACCATCCTGAGCTTCAATATCAATTTCATGGACTTTGGCATCCTCAAAATCTAGACTCTTTGTGATTGTTATATCTCCAGATGTCGACTCAAGCTCAAATACCTCTGGGGTTTCTCCCAAGGTTTTCTCTTGAAAATATGCCACTTGGGCATTGTATCCCTCATCTGTGTCAGTGGCAGTCACTGTGAGTATCCAGGTGCCTACGGGCATATTCTCAGGAACACTTACACGGTACTCAGGCTGTGTAAATATAGGGGCGTTGTCGTTCACATCCAGGACGGTCACACAGATGCGGGAGGTGCCAGATCGGACCGGACTACCCCCATCCAAAGCCACAAGGAGGAGGTAGTGAATGGCTTTTTCCTCGCGGTCCAGGGCGAGCTCCAGCACCAGCTCAGGGTGCTTGTTCCCATCCACTCCGCTTCGCACATCCAGGGAGAAGTGGTCATTTGGGTTCAGTTCGTACTTCTGAAGGGTGTTTTCTCCTACGTCCGCATCATGCGCACACTTTAGGGGAATTCGGAATCCTGGCGTAgtcatttcacttatttttagcTCTAGTTCCTCTACTCCAAAGCGAGGGGCATTATCGTTAATATCTGTTATTTCCACCTCTACTGAATAAATGTTCAATTTGTCTTCCAGGAGTATGTTAAAATTCACCAGACACCGCGTGCTCTGAGCGCAGAGCTCCTCCCGATCTATCCTGCCCGCGGTGACCAAGCTGCCACTTCTCGGATTCAGAGCAAAAAGCTGCGACCTACCTCTGGAGATGATGCGGACTCCACGCTCTGCCAGTGCAGGGGGCTCCAGCCCCAGGTCCTTGGCGATGTCACCCACGAAGGAGCCTTTGTCAATCTCTTCTGGCACAGAATAGTGCATCTGCCCAGCTCCGACCTCCCACAAGACgaccaaaagaaagcagagccGGATAAGCCTTCTGCGTTGTGGCAACTTTTGCAGAGCCGCCATTTCTTCTGCTGCAATCTTCTCTCCCAGGCAACTTCCAGCGTCCAGTGCAAGATTCCAGTCTTTATTCCTCAGGGTCTGAGGGGACCAGCATTCACAGGACCCAGGTCACTGTAGAGAGAACTTTAAGCTtctgaactgattttttttttcctgtccggAAGCTTGGGGGCCAAATGCCCAGCCCTTTTTGTTGTGGGAGCCGGAATGTTGGACTGATTGTCTTGCAGGCTTTTACTTCTAAGGTGGGCAGCAGCGACGCTCAGAGGCCTAAGTAATTTCTGCACCCTCTAAGGCAAACCCAAGTTATTTCTTGCTTGTTAGCTTTGTGACTTTCAAGTTGCTTTGAAGAATCTTAGTTTTAAGATACCTTAGAAGTAGCTCTTTCAAAGTCTTTTTCTCAGAATTAATAAGAATGTGTATACAAATGTGACCTTGATAGTAGTTGCTAGGAAAGTATTACTACTGAACACTCAAGGCATTCATCAAGGCTACTGATGCCCTTGCTCCAAACATCTCCAACTTCTTGTTTTATATTCAAAGGCAGTAAGATCAACTTTAGAACATTAGCTACATTATCTTCTAAGGtcatatattttgcatttctgtgcTTGGTGCCTTAGAATTTAACTTCaacatctgtattttaaaaaattgaattatcaGACACTTAATTAGGTGACTATTATATACCTGGCACTTTGCCTGATTGATGCTGGAGAAAGAAATGGTGAACCTGATGAACACAGTCCTTGTTCTCAGGCAGCTTACAGAATAGGCGAGGACACAGAAAACTAAATAGAGTATTTTAATAGAATATGTTAACTGCTACAAAGGTGGGAAACACTGGGCAATGGAAAGAGGTACATAAGAAGGGTATCCAACCTAGA harbors:
- the LOC144378769 gene encoding protocadherin gamma-A2-like — protein: MAALQKLPQRRRLIRLCFLLVVLWEVGAGQMHYSVPEEIDKGSFVGDIAKDLGLEPPALAERGVRIISRGRSQLFALNPRSGSLVTAGRIDREELCAQSTRCLVNFNILLEDKLNIYSVEVEITDINDNAPRFGVEELELKISEMTTPGFRIPLKCAHDADVGENTLQKYELNPNDHFSLDVRSGVDGNKHPELVLELALDREEKAIHYLLLVALDGGSPVRSGTSRICVTVLDVNDNAPIFTQPEYRVSVPENMPVGTWILTVTATDTDEGYNAQVAYFQEKTLGETPEVFELESTSGDITITKSLDFEDAKVHEIDIEAQDGPGLLTRTKVIVTVLDVNDNAPEFYMTSATSSIPEDSPPGTIIALFNVHDRDSGQNAFITCSLPENLPFKLERSVDNYHRLVTTRALDREQFSFYNITVTAKDGGEPSLSKDAYILLQVADINDNPPTFPHMSYSAYIPENNPRGASIISVAAHDPDSDDNAHVTYSLTEDTLQGAPLSSYISINSDTGIVYALRSFDYEQFQDLQLWLTAWDNGNPPLSSNVSLSIFVLDQNDNAPEILYPALPTDGSTGVELAPRSAEPGYLVTKVVAVDRDSGQNAWLSYRLLKASEPGLFAVGLHTGEVRTARALLDRDALKQSLVVAVQDHGQPPLSATVTLTVAVADSIPDILADLGSIRTPADPGDSDLTLYLVVAVAAVSCVFLAFVIVLLALRLRRWHASRLLQASGGGLVGVPASHFVGVDGVRAFLQTYSHEVSLTADSRESHVIFPQPNYADTLISQESCEKKDFLSAPQSLLEDKEETFSQVNSLHNILSSYY